One part of the Pannonibacter sp. XCT-53 genome encodes these proteins:
- a CDS encoding EamA family transporter produces the protein MDPKENGKAILAMLVAMAAFIGNDALVKIVYETVQLGQIIVVRGLIAIAMILVLCYATGVHREVRHLRNPMVLLRSFGEVGATLFYLIALMHMPIANITAILQVLPLMVTGAAAIFLGAPVGWRRWTAIGVGFVGVLIIVRPGLEGFDQWSILAMIGMLFMVLRDLTTRMMPPEVPTFGATLVTCVGVLLLGLCVVGVEGWKPMTLGEVGILASAAACLLAGYVLLIVAMRIGDISLVSPFRYSIIVWAILIGYLVWGDVPDALTLLGTGIVVATGIYTVLRERKIARDAEQAGGR, from the coding sequence GTGGACCCCAAGGAAAATGGCAAGGCCATTCTGGCCATGCTCGTGGCAATGGCCGCCTTCATCGGCAACGACGCATTGGTCAAGATCGTCTACGAGACGGTCCAGCTTGGCCAGATCATCGTGGTGCGCGGGCTGATCGCCATCGCGATGATCCTCGTGCTCTGCTACGCCACCGGCGTGCACCGGGAGGTTCGTCACCTCCGCAACCCCATGGTGCTGCTGCGCAGCTTCGGCGAGGTGGGGGCCACACTGTTCTATCTCATCGCGCTGATGCACATGCCGATCGCCAACATCACGGCGATCCTGCAGGTGCTGCCGCTGATGGTGACCGGCGCGGCGGCGATCTTCCTCGGGGCGCCCGTCGGCTGGCGGCGCTGGACGGCCATCGGCGTGGGCTTTGTCGGGGTGCTCATCATCGTGCGCCCGGGTCTGGAGGGCTTCGACCAGTGGTCGATCCTGGCCATGATCGGCATGCTGTTCATGGTGCTGCGCGATCTCACGACCCGGATGATGCCGCCGGAAGTTCCGACCTTCGGGGCGACGCTGGTCACCTGTGTCGGTGTCCTGCTGCTGGGGCTTTGCGTGGTCGGCGTCGAGGGCTGGAAGCCGATGACGCTCGGCGAGGTCGGCATTCTGGCTTCTGCCGCCGCCTGCCTGCTTGCAGGCTATGTTCTGCTGATCGTTGCCATGCGCATCGGCGACATTTCGCTGGTCTCGCCCTTCCGCTACTCGATCATCGTCTGGGCGATCCTGATCGGCTACCTCGTCTGGGGCGACGTGCCGGACGCGCTGACCCTGCTCGGCACGGGCATCGTGGTTGCCACCGGCATCTACACGGTCCTGCGCGAACGCAAGATCGCCAGGGATGCGGAGCAGGCAGGCGGGCGCTAG
- the moaA gene encoding GTP 3',8-cyclase MoaA, whose amino-acid sequence MIDPFGRTVSYLRVSVTDRCDFRCVYCMAEDMTFLPKREILTLEELDRLCTAFIDKGVAKLRLTGGEPLVRKGILDLIRSLSRHLKSGALEELTLTTNGSQLARYAGELAAAGVRRINVSLDTLDPDRFRAITRWGDFGKVMDGIRAAREAGIAVKLNMVALKGVNEDEIVPMLEWAHAEGHDLTLIETMPMGDIDGDRTDQYLPLSLVRARLAERFTLTDIPYKTSGPARYMQVAETGGRIGFITPMTHNFCESCNRVRVTCTGMLYMCLGQDDSADLRAPLRASEGNELIAQAIDEAIGRKPKGHDFIIDRRTRRPAVGRHMSVTGG is encoded by the coding sequence ATGATCGACCCCTTCGGCCGCACCGTGTCCTATCTGCGCGTCTCGGTCACGGACCGCTGCGATTTCCGCTGCGTCTACTGCATGGCCGAGGACATGACCTTCCTGCCGAAGCGCGAGATCCTGACGCTGGAGGAACTGGACCGGCTCTGCACCGCCTTCATCGACAAGGGGGTTGCGAAGCTGCGTCTGACCGGCGGCGAGCCGCTGGTGCGCAAGGGCATCCTTGACCTCATCCGCTCCCTGTCGCGCCACCTGAAGTCCGGGGCGCTCGAGGAGCTGACGCTGACCACCAACGGCTCGCAGCTCGCCCGCTATGCTGGCGAGCTGGCGGCGGCCGGCGTGCGCCGCATCAACGTGTCGCTCGACACGCTCGATCCCGACCGCTTCCGCGCCATCACCCGCTGGGGCGATTTCGGCAAGGTCATGGACGGCATCCGCGCCGCACGGGAGGCCGGCATTGCGGTCAAGCTCAACATGGTGGCGCTGAAGGGCGTCAACGAGGACGAGATCGTGCCGATGCTGGAGTGGGCCCATGCGGAGGGCCATGATCTCACGCTGATCGAAACCATGCCGATGGGCGACATCGACGGCGACCGCACCGACCAGTACCTGCCGCTCAGCCTCGTGCGGGCGCGTCTGGCCGAGCGCTTTACCCTGACGGACATTCCCTACAAGACCAGCGGCCCGGCCCGCTACATGCAGGTGGCGGAGACCGGCGGGCGCATCGGCTTCATCACGCCGATGACGCATAACTTCTGCGAAAGCTGCAACCGGGTGCGGGTGACCTGCACGGGCATGCTCTACATGTGCCTCGGCCAGGACGACAGCGCCGACCTGCGCGCGCCCCTGCGCGCCTCCGAGGGCAACGAGCTGATCGCCCAGGCCATCGACGAGGCGATCGGCCGCAAGCCGAAGGGCCATGATTTCATCATCGACCGGCGCACCCGCCGCCCGGCCGTCGGCCGCCACATGAGCGTCACCGGCGGCTGA
- a CDS encoding Mrp/NBP35 family ATP-binding protein, with amino-acid sequence MSEAIKAAVLARLGQIPGPDGRGDIVSLGLVSDVFVSDGRVAFSITVPADRAREMEPLRQAAETAVRSVAGVEKAMVALTAERKPGSPQPRPAAAAPAQAQGQSHGHGHGHGHSHGSAPAAGPGAAGPRPAKAGVPGVTHIIAVASGKGGVGKSTTTANIALGMKANGLRVGVLDADIYGPSVPRLFGVSGRPEPVEGRILKPLDGHGIKVMSIGFMVEEDTPMIWRGPMVMSALTQMLREVAWGELDALVVDMPPGTGDAQLTMAQQVPLSGAVIVSTPQDLALIDARKGLNMFRRVDVPVLGIVENMSYFIAPDTGKRYDIFGHGGARAEADKLGIPFLGEVPLDMDIRINSDAGTPIVVADPAGAHAAVYRDIAARVWAEVTRPLGEVRRAAPAIVFD; translated from the coding sequence ATGAGCGAGGCAATCAAGGCGGCCGTGCTGGCGCGGCTCGGGCAGATCCCCGGACCCGACGGCCGGGGCGACATCGTCTCGCTCGGGCTCGTGTCGGATGTGTTCGTGTCCGACGGCCGCGTGGCCTTCTCGATCACGGTGCCGGCCGACCGGGCGCGCGAGATGGAACCGCTGCGCCAGGCGGCGGAGACGGCGGTCAGGTCGGTCGCCGGCGTGGAGAAGGCCATGGTCGCCCTGACGGCCGAACGCAAGCCGGGCAGCCCCCAACCCCGTCCGGCCGCAGCCGCCCCGGCGCAGGCACAGGGCCAGTCTCACGGGCACGGGCACGGGCACGGGCACAGCCACGGGAGTGCTCCGGCAGCCGGGCCGGGCGCTGCAGGCCCGCGTCCGGCCAAGGCCGGCGTCCCGGGCGTGACGCACATCATCGCCGTCGCCTCCGGCAAGGGCGGCGTCGGCAAGTCCACCACCACGGCCAACATCGCGCTGGGCATGAAGGCGAACGGCCTTCGCGTCGGCGTGCTCGACGCCGACATCTACGGCCCGTCGGTGCCGCGCCTCTTCGGCGTCTCGGGCCGTCCGGAGCCGGTGGAAGGCCGCATCCTGAAGCCGCTCGATGGCCACGGCATCAAGGTCATGTCCATCGGCTTCATGGTCGAGGAGGACACGCCGATGATCTGGCGCGGGCCGATGGTCATGTCGGCCCTGACGCAGATGCTCAGGGAAGTGGCCTGGGGCGAGCTGGACGCCCTGGTCGTCGACATGCCTCCGGGCACCGGCGACGCGCAGCTGACCATGGCGCAGCAGGTGCCGCTGTCCGGTGCCGTGATCGTCTCCACCCCGCAGGATCTGGCGCTGATCGACGCCCGCAAGGGGCTCAACATGTTCCGCCGGGTCGATGTGCCCGTGCTCGGCATCGTCGAGAACATGAGCTATTTCATTGCCCCCGACACCGGCAAGCGCTACGACATCTTCGGTCATGGCGGTGCCCGGGCGGAGGCCGACAAGCTTGGCATCCCGTTCCTTGGCGAGGTGCCGCTCGACATGGACATCCGCATCAACTCCGATGCCGGAACGCCGATTGTCGTCGCCGATCCGGCTGGTGCCCATGCTGCCGTCTACCGCGACATCGCCGCCCGGGTCTGGGCGGAGGTGACCCGGCCGCTGGGCGAGGTGCGCCGCGCGGCGCCGGCGATCGTGTTCGACTGA
- a CDS encoding BLUF domain-containing protein, whose product MSDLYHICYMSLMKRQAFLPDLRTSLESLIDRSRSNNAHNGITGCLLFTGEVFLQVLEGPQTDVEDTFGRISRDPRHTDVRVLSEGPVKDRSFSDMFATAGVASPLSADAIEEIRAAFDNPARHLHPREMKTLLAVLTQDDRHIDALLAG is encoded by the coding sequence ATGTCTGACCTTTATCATATCTGCTACATGAGCCTCATGAAGCGCCAGGCGTTCCTGCCGGACCTGCGCACCAGTCTGGAAAGCCTGATCGACCGGTCGCGCAGCAACAACGCGCACAACGGCATCACCGGCTGCCTTCTCTTCACCGGCGAGGTGTTCCTGCAGGTGCTGGAGGGGCCGCAGACCGATGTCGAGGACACGTTCGGCCGCATCTCCCGCGATCCGCGCCACACCGACGTGCGGGTGCTGAGCGAGGGACCGGTGAAGGACCGGTCGTTCTCCGACATGTTCGCGACCGCCGGCGTCGCCTCGCCGCTGAGCGCCGACGCGATCGAGGAGATCCGGGCTGCCTTCGACAACCCGGCGCGTCACCTGCACCCGCGCGAGATGAAGACCCTGCTTGCGGTCCTGACCCAGGATGACCGTCACATCGACGCGCTGCTGGCCGGTTGA
- a CDS encoding SDR family NAD(P)-dependent oxidoreductase: protein MPTMLITGVNRGIGLAIAEAALQRGWDVEGSCRTPAQAEAMQARLGARFTPLVFDVTDHAGVATAAAARPQPLDVLINNAGIIGPEAEAQSALSMDFEGFRQTLEVNTLAPLAVALAFLPRLRLAPAGRILTISSQMAWMGYAKSDRVAYRASKAAVNKVMQCLATDLEDEGLAVAVVDPGWVRTDMGGAGADLSPVDVASGIVELAASLDRSRSGRFFRWTGEEREF from the coding sequence ATGCCCACCATGCTGATCACGGGTGTCAACCGGGGCATCGGCCTTGCCATTGCCGAAGCCGCCCTGCAGCGGGGCTGGGACGTGGAGGGCAGCTGCCGGACGCCGGCGCAGGCCGAGGCGATGCAGGCCCGGCTCGGAGCCCGCTTCACGCCGCTGGTCTTCGACGTGACCGACCACGCCGGCGTGGCGACGGCAGCTGCGGCCCGCCCGCAGCCGCTCGACGTGCTCATCAACAACGCCGGCATCATCGGCCCCGAGGCGGAGGCGCAATCGGCCCTGTCGATGGACTTCGAGGGGTTCCGCCAGACGCTCGAGGTCAACACGCTGGCGCCGCTCGCTGTCGCCCTCGCCTTCCTGCCGCGCCTGCGGCTGGCGCCGGCCGGACGCATCCTGACAATTTCCAGCCAGATGGCCTGGATGGGCTATGCCAAGTCGGACCGGGTTGCCTACCGGGCCTCCAAGGCCGCCGTGAACAAGGTCATGCAGTGCCTTGCCACCGATCTCGAGGACGAGGGCCTGGCGGTGGCCGTCGTCGACCCGGGCTGGGTGCGCACCGACATGGGCGGAGCCGGCGCCGACCTGTCGCCGGTCGATGTCGCCAGCGGCATCGTCGAGCTGGCTGCCAGCCTCGACCGCAGCCGCTCCGGCCGCTTCTTCCGCTGGACGGGCGAGGAACGCGAGTTCTGA
- a CDS encoding multidrug effflux MFS transporter encodes MTGSATMGSEGTGSGMTAGGGDGGPVRPRPSMAILVAISTVNPLAMNIYLPSLAGMIAAFNATSAEVQLTMSLYLAAVGVAQIFLGPISDRYGRRPVVVGGMAVFVVGTVICLLAPDITTLIIGRIIQALGGCTGLVLGRAIVRDLYERDQAASMIGYVTMGMAVGPMFAPALGGALDGRFGWQGGFYLLLALGIVVLVAAWYDLHETHHTRSRGQGIGGLVASYRTLGATPAFWAYAATAMFTSAVYFAFLGGAPFIAAAVLGMTPLGMGLYFMLVAAGYIVGNGLSGRYAQRIGVIRMITIGSLMPLVAVVLTGTLFGLGIVHPLSLFLPMLIVGLGNGLCLPSAIAGAVSVRPDLAGAASGLAGSMQIGLGAVSSALVAFLLSEEMYPATTWPLVLVMAVCVVMTLVSVAAAAAVERRAARLGL; translated from the coding sequence ATGACGGGATCCGCAACCATGGGGTCCGAGGGGACGGGATCCGGCATGACGGCAGGGGGCGGGGATGGCGGTCCGGTCCGGCCGCGGCCCTCGATGGCCATCCTGGTCGCCATCTCGACGGTCAATCCGCTGGCGATGAACATCTACCTGCCGTCTCTGGCGGGCATGATTGCCGCCTTCAATGCCACCTCGGCCGAAGTGCAGCTGACCATGTCGCTCTATCTGGCCGCCGTCGGCGTCGCGCAGATCTTCCTCGGTCCGATCTCCGACCGCTATGGCCGTCGCCCGGTGGTGGTCGGCGGCATGGCGGTGTTCGTGGTGGGCACCGTGATCTGCCTGCTGGCGCCCGACATCACCACGCTGATCATCGGCCGCATCATCCAGGCGCTGGGCGGCTGCACCGGACTGGTCCTCGGCCGCGCCATTGTCCGCGATCTCTACGAGCGCGACCAGGCGGCCAGCATGATCGGCTACGTGACCATGGGCATGGCGGTCGGCCCGATGTTCGCGCCGGCCCTTGGCGGAGCGCTCGACGGCCGGTTCGGCTGGCAGGGCGGCTTCTATCTCCTGCTGGCGCTCGGCATCGTCGTGCTGGTTGCGGCCTGGTACGACCTGCACGAGACGCATCACACCCGCAGCCGCGGGCAGGGGATCGGCGGGCTGGTGGCAAGCTACCGCACCCTCGGCGCGACGCCGGCCTTCTGGGCCTATGCGGCCACGGCCATGTTCACCTCCGCGGTCTATTTCGCCTTCCTTGGCGGCGCGCCCTTCATCGCCGCCGCCGTGCTCGGCATGACCCCGCTCGGCATGGGCCTCTACTTCATGCTGGTGGCGGCCGGCTACATCGTCGGCAACGGCCTTTCCGGCCGCTATGCGCAGCGCATCGGTGTCATCCGCATGATCACCATCGGCTCGCTGATGCCGCTCGTGGCCGTGGTGCTGACCGGCACCCTGTTCGGGCTCGGCATCGTGCATCCGCTGTCGCTGTTCCTGCCGATGCTGATCGTCGGCCTCGGCAACGGCCTGTGCCTGCCAAGCGCGATTGCCGGGGCTGTCAGCGTGCGCCCGGATCTGGCCGGGGCGGCCTCCGGTCTTGCCGGCAGCATGCAGATCGGCCTCGGCGCGGTGTCCTCGGCGCTGGTGGCCTTCCTGCTGTCGGAGGAAATGTACCCGGCAACCACCTGGCCGCTGGTCCTCGTCATGGCGGTCTGCGTGGTGATGACGCTGGTCTCGGTCGCCGCCGCAGCCGCGGTCGAGCGGCGGGCGGCCCGTCTCGGCCTCTGA